One Sediminibacillus dalangtanensis genomic region harbors:
- the plsX gene encoding phosphate acyltransferase PlsX — protein sequence MKIAIDAMGGDHAPDEIVAGAIEAVKEWQDMEVTLIGDEAKISPLLKDTQRINVIHTTDMITGEDEPVRAVRRKKNSSMVLMAEEVKQQKADACISAGNTGALMSAGLFVVGRMEGIDRPALSPTLPTKDGSGFLLLDVGANVDAKPHHLVQYAIMGAVYTEKVRKVDNPRVGLLNVGTEDGKGNDLTKRAFAELTKAPIHFVGNVEARDLLEGAADVVVTDGFNGNIALKTIEGTAMTMFSMLKQTFMSNWKSKLAAGLVKQELRELKDKLDYSEYGGAGLFGLAAPVIKAHGSSNRRAIYNAVKQARNMVELNVTETIEKTIKEMHLEEEE from the coding sequence ATGAAAATAGCAATTGATGCAATGGGGGGCGACCATGCCCCGGATGAAATTGTTGCCGGAGCAATCGAGGCTGTAAAAGAGTGGCAGGATATGGAAGTGACTTTGATAGGTGATGAGGCGAAAATATCTCCCCTCTTAAAAGATACACAAAGAATCAATGTGATACATACAACGGACATGATTACCGGAGAAGATGAACCTGTCCGGGCAGTTAGGCGCAAGAAAAATTCTTCTATGGTATTAATGGCGGAGGAAGTAAAACAACAAAAAGCAGATGCTTGCATATCAGCAGGGAACACAGGAGCGTTGATGAGTGCCGGTTTATTTGTGGTAGGGCGGATGGAAGGAATCGATCGTCCAGCCTTAAGTCCGACATTGCCTACGAAGGATGGCAGTGGTTTTTTATTGCTTGACGTCGGAGCGAATGTCGATGCAAAACCTCATCATCTCGTCCAATACGCGATCATGGGAGCTGTTTATACCGAAAAAGTTCGAAAGGTGGACAACCCCCGTGTCGGTCTTCTGAATGTCGGGACAGAGGATGGAAAAGGAAATGACTTGACGAAACGGGCTTTTGCGGAACTAACAAAAGCGCCGATTCATTTTGTAGGGAATGTAGAAGCTAGGGATTTACTCGAAGGTGCTGCGGATGTCGTGGTAACGGACGGGTTTAATGGGAACATCGCATTAAAAACGATTGAAGGTACTGCGATGACCATGTTTTCCATGCTGAAACAAACATTTATGTCAAACTGGAAGTCCAAATTGGCAGCCGGTTTGGTGAAACAGGAATTGAGAGAGTTGAAGGATAAGCTGGATTATTCGGAATATGGGGGTGCAGGCTTATTCGGATTGGCTGCCCCGGTCATCAAGGCCCATGGTTCTTCCAACAGGAGGGCTATCTATAATGCTGTCAAACAGGCGCGCAATATGGTTGAGTTAAATGTTACCGAGACGATTGAAAAAACGATAAAAGAAATGCATTTGGAAGAGGAGGAATAA
- the fabD gene encoding ACP S-malonyltransferase: MKRVAFVFPGQGSQEVGMGKDLFDNFDTVRQMFRHADQQLDGDLTSLMFDGPQETLTNTENAQPALLLTSAAAAAVLKEKGVEPVMTAGHSLGEYSALVSAGAISLEEALPLVRLRGRLMEKAYPAGKGAMAAVLGGEMETIQSVLDSVNDETGEVVDAANFNCPGQLVISGTKQGIEAAGEKLKENGVKRVLPLNVSGPFHSRLMKPAAEKFAEELQKTDLTDTKLPVYANVTAAPVTERSQIAELLVQQLYSPVRFQEIIEAMLDKELDAIVEVGNGKVLTGLVKKIHRRMKTFSVQDTESLQAFVEWYKEES; this comes from the coding sequence ATGAAACGCGTTGCTTTTGTTTTTCCTGGACAAGGTTCGCAGGAAGTCGGAATGGGAAAAGATCTGTTCGATAATTTTGATACGGTAAGGCAAATGTTCCGACATGCAGACCAACAACTGGATGGCGATTTGACTTCCCTTATGTTCGATGGCCCCCAGGAAACATTGACCAACACGGAAAATGCACAACCTGCTTTGCTGTTGACGAGTGCAGCCGCTGCAGCTGTTTTAAAGGAAAAAGGTGTGGAACCGGTAATGACAGCCGGCCACAGTTTGGGAGAATACAGTGCACTCGTATCGGCAGGAGCGATTAGCTTGGAAGAAGCGCTGCCGCTTGTCCGATTGCGCGGCAGGCTAATGGAAAAGGCTTATCCTGCTGGGAAAGGAGCCATGGCAGCGGTGTTAGGCGGTGAAATGGAGACAATCCAGTCCGTGCTTGATTCCGTTAATGATGAAACAGGAGAAGTTGTAGACGCTGCCAATTTCAACTGTCCTGGTCAATTGGTGATATCCGGTACGAAGCAGGGAATTGAAGCAGCAGGAGAAAAGCTGAAGGAAAATGGGGTCAAAAGGGTCCTCCCTCTGAATGTCAGCGGTCCTTTCCACTCTCGTTTGATGAAGCCTGCGGCAGAAAAGTTTGCCGAGGAATTACAAAAAACTGATCTAACCGACACCAAACTCCCTGTCTATGCCAATGTAACGGCTGCACCGGTGACAGAACGCTCCCAGATTGCGGAATTGTTGGTCCAACAATTGTATTCGCCGGTAAGGTTTCAGGAAATCATTGAAGCGATGCTGGATAAAGAGCTTGATGCCATCGTCGAGGTAGGGAATGGAAAAGTATTGACTGGACTCGTAAAAAAAATTCACAGACGCATGAAAACTTTTTCCGTGCAGGATACGGAATCGCTTCAGGCATTTGTTGAATGGTATAAGGAGGAATCTTAA